The DNA segment AATTAATGTTGATCATAATTACTACTGGGTTTGAGCCGAGAGAGGAGTTCTGCCGTTTCCATTGCCAACCAGTGGTGACCGGAGGCGAGCGATCGCCTATATAATGGCTCTAATAAATTCGGTAAGCGTTTTTTGGCACTATCCGCATCCATCCAGTAAAGACATAATGAACAAAACAATGTTTGTAAGCTATTTTCTTCTTCCACGGAAGAAATATGCGAACTGACTACAAATTGTTTTTGGGTAATATCACCAAGGTGAACTTGCAACACCATTTTCAGCCTGGCATAAATAAAATTCAGCCAATGCTCTGATTGACGCGCAATTAAATTGGCATACTCTTCTGCTTCCCGCAGGCGTTGTGCTGAACCATCTTTTAACAGTGCTAGGATGAAAAATAAGCCGCCTATAGTATTGAAATATATTTGCCGTTTGCCTGTAGCTTTTTTCAGGGCTTTAAGAGCATCTGTATAATATTTAAGAGCTTGGTCGTTCTCACCCCGCAGAAAACACAACCAACCCCAATAAACAGCAGCGTTATTTTGATATTCATCAGATATCTGCTCCAGGCTCTCTTGTGCTTCTTGGCTACAACCCCGTAACAGCAATTGCTCTGTTAAAATCAAGTGCAGATAATCTGAGCGATGTTCTCCATCTGTAGAGCATTCTGCTTCCAGCAGCATAAAGGCATCTTCGGACGCAGACAATTTTAATGTGGCATTGAGCAGGATACTAGATATGCAGCTTTCAAATAATCCTTGCGGTAGGGTATGCAGCCAATCTGCGTCAAATGGATTATTGCATATCTGCTCTAATATCTTTTCTATGGCTAATTTTTCTTGGCTATAACTGTATTTCTGGTAGTCTTCAATTTGCTTATTAATAAAATCTGGGTCTTTACGGTAAAAACCTATGCGGATTTCTCTGATACACTGGTTTAAGCTTTGGAACATCCGAGATTCGTTTTGCCAGTGCTTCCGTATGGGTAGCTTTTCCTCAACTGCCATAACTTGGATTTCAAACTGTCCGGTTTGTACAGCATGACGAGTTGCAATTTCTGTGAGTAACGGATGACATTCAGGGCCTAACCTACTTTCCTGTACTAATAAGCCTGATTTTACCAATTTATCAATTTGCGAACTGAGGGTTTTAGTAACCCAAGGTCTATTATTTTCATCTAACGCGCCTGTTTTACTAAGACAACTGATGAAGGAATTTTTGTCTATGGGTGCATAAATTACCGCAAACAATTGGATAATTTTTTGTACGCAAGGGTGTAACTCAAAATATTTCTTAGCAAGTAGTTTTGTTTGTATTTGGGAAGAATTAGATGCAAAATCAGTCATATTAGTTCAGGTCTTTAAGTGTCAATTTCTGACAAAGTTAGACGGGTTTTGATCTAGTCGATGTTTAGTGGGAATTGGTTCTGGCTGCCCATCACCCACAAGGGCTGCGGTTCTCTCCAGCGATTCCCTCAATCGCTTGGCTGCGTAAATGGACATATCTCGCGGTACACTAATGCGATCGCGCAAGTATCGTAGAGCGACATCAGATCCCGATGGAGGTACACAGTCAACCCCTGTCATCATGTGTGTTAAAGCACAACGTAGGGCTTGATCAAACAATTTATCATCTAAGGGGTTGACTCGGATAATATTAATCCGGTGTTCGATAGTTCGTTGAAGCGCTTCCATGCGGGAGTTTTCCGGTTCTGGATAAGTAACATCTGGTAGCCCGAACCAAGGACCATGATCCACCCGCGCTTTATTGATCAGCATCTGAGTTTCGCCGTTTTCCCAGCACCCCCCCATCTGGGGCGGCAAATCATGTACATGGGTGTGGAAGTCGCTCTGGGTACCGCAGTAGGTCGGTCGGCTTTCCATTGCCGCAAACCATGCGTTTAAGCGAGGGTTTTCCTCTCGCAGTGAGTAGCCCTTGTAGTAGTAAAGACTCGCATTCATTCGTTCTACATAAGGCGTAAAAATGACATCAACGATGCCGAAGCTATCTAGAAAATAAGGGCTTGGGGTAAGACCTAGAGCCTCCTCGACCTTAGCCACCACTGTGATAAATTGTTCTCGGTTGCGTTTTTCTTGTTGAGGAGAAATTACTGGATAGCACAGCCAAGCGCACCAAGCTCTAAATAAAAGTCGTTCTAATTGCCGTAGAGGAATCACCGTGCGGTCTTCCATTCCTTGGCTCAACGGCCCAAAAACTTTTTCCAAAGCGATCAAAATGTCAT comes from the Nostoc sp. PCC 7120 = FACHB-418 genome and includes:
- a CDS encoding glutathione S-transferase family protein, translating into MTIAPLSWQELETLTDYQIDTVNGLTNAKARLRLFGQPESEVRVTLYRDNHAWCPYCQKVWLWLEEKQIPYRIEKVTMFCYGEKESWYKRKVPSGMLPAIELDGRIIKESDDILIALEKVFGPLSQGMEDRTVIPLRQLERLLFRAWCAWLCYPVISPQQEKRNREQFITVVAKVEEALGLTPSPYFLDSFGIVDVIFTPYVERMNASLYYYKGYSLREENPRLNAWFAAMESRPTYCGTQSDFHTHVHDLPPQMGGCWENGETQMLINKARVDHGPWFGLPDVTYPEPENSRMEALQRTIEHRINIIRVNPLDDKLFDQALRCALTHMMTGVDCVPPSGSDVALRYLRDRISVPRDMSIYAAKRLRESLERTAALVGDGQPEPIPTKHRLDQNPSNFVRN